Proteins co-encoded in one Acidobacteriota bacterium genomic window:
- a CDS encoding flagellar biosynthesis anti-sigma factor FlgM produces the protein MSFGDGIGDLKRALSAIIPATTPQAVGRVEDTAHGELRLPESQLDAANLSKAGGLVAQVFGGSDVRTDKVAALQQAIADGTYNVPSAEVAGKIIQSLLD, from the coding sequence ATGAGTTTTGGGGATGGAATAGGCGATCTGAAGCGGGCCCTGAGCGCGATCATTCCGGCAACAACGCCGCAGGCGGTGGGACGCGTAGAGGATACTGCCCATGGAGAGCTGAGGCTACCTGAATCACAGCTTGATGCTGCCAACCTAAGCAAGGCTGGCGGATTGGTCGCGCAGGTCTTTGGCGGCTCCGATGTACGGACCGACAAAGTTGCGGCGTTACAGCAAGCCATTGCCGACGGTACCTACAACGTGCCGTCTGCAGAAGTTGCGGGAAAGATTATTCAATCGCTTCTCGATTGA
- a CDS encoding flagellar basal body P-ring protein FlgI: MNQSALTSGKAAWAISIALLICGLADTASFASDGTASATRQARVKDIASIEGIRDNQLVGYGIVVGLQGTGDSQQTAFPTQTLASTLLRMGVSVPASAIRVQNLAAVFVSATLPPFSRSGTKLDITVSSAGDARSLEGGLLLMTPLYGADGKIYAQAQGPLVVGGYSVGANGNLKQVNHPNTARVPYGAIVERAVPLDFAGQSQFSLLLNDADFRSAEATAGAINHTLGRSAAHVVDSRRITLAAGPGEEVPAFLAEVESVEVQVYPRAKVIVNERTGTVVIGGTVVLQPVSILHGGLAVNIVSEFQVSQPNAFGRGDTKVVRQTSVDALDKPVNRIELKQGATVDDLVRSLQTIGASARDVISILQAMKSAGALEAEIEVQ, from the coding sequence ATGAACCAATCAGCACTTACTTCCGGAAAGGCAGCCTGGGCGATCTCTATCGCACTTTTAATATGTGGGCTCGCAGACACAGCGTCCTTTGCATCTGACGGGACCGCGTCGGCTACGCGGCAGGCGCGGGTGAAGGACATTGCAAGCATCGAAGGGATACGCGACAACCAACTGGTCGGCTACGGGATTGTCGTTGGACTGCAAGGCACCGGGGACAGCCAGCAGACCGCGTTTCCCACTCAGACGCTCGCCTCTACCTTACTGCGCATGGGCGTGAGCGTCCCGGCATCAGCGATTCGAGTCCAGAATCTGGCGGCAGTCTTCGTTTCAGCTACGTTACCTCCCTTCTCACGCTCGGGCACGAAACTTGATATCACGGTCTCCTCTGCCGGCGATGCACGAAGTCTTGAGGGCGGCCTGTTGTTGATGACTCCCCTTTACGGCGCCGACGGCAAGATCTACGCACAGGCGCAGGGTCCTCTCGTTGTTGGCGGATACTCGGTGGGTGCAAACGGAAACCTTAAACAGGTCAACCACCCCAATACCGCCCGTGTCCCATATGGTGCGATCGTCGAACGCGCGGTTCCGCTGGACTTTGCTGGACAAAGTCAGTTTTCCTTGCTGCTGAACGATGCCGATTTTCGCAGCGCGGAGGCCACCGCAGGAGCGATCAATCACACACTCGGCCGCAGTGCCGCACACGTGGTCGACAGCCGAAGAATCACTCTCGCAGCCGGCCCAGGCGAAGAGGTGCCCGCATTCCTCGCTGAGGTCGAATCGGTCGAGGTCCAGGTCTATCCTCGGGCCAAGGTGATCGTCAACGAACGAACCGGTACAGTCGTGATTGGCGGGACAGTTGTTCTGCAGCCAGTGTCGATCCTGCATGGCGGCCTCGCCGTCAACATCGTCAGCGAGTTTCAGGTCTCACAGCCCAATGCCTTTGGTCGAGGAGACACAAAGGTCGTGCGCCAGACGAGCGTGGATGCGCTGGACAAACCAGTAAACCGAATCGAATTGAAGCAGGGCGCAACCGTGGACGATCTGGTCCGCAGTCTGCAAACAATTGGAGCATCGGCACGCGACGTTATCTCGATTCTGCAAGCAATGAAATCGGCCGGTGCACTTGAGGCGGAGATCGAAGTTCAATGA
- a CDS encoding flagellar basal body L-ring protein FlgH, giving the protein MSNPLPEPPSYDFVLYRFAITTALVLLLSLFATIKSYPQGSGSKNPLRQKPSPAATSLENYLERVRTYNSAQPAPGSIWMDSGRLTRMMTDVRAMRPHDLISVVVSENLAASTDGTVKNSRASNANSQVSSLFGALHAGNTLQNLVNQSSAAGLDAQGTSATNSSLSTTLGGQVIEVLPNGMLVIEAARQVEFSQQTQTIVLRGIVRPEDISQQNQILSTAISSLELEVRGKGIITDYTHRPNVLIRLLQRALIF; this is encoded by the coding sequence ATGTCCAATCCCCTGCCTGAACCACCTTCATATGATTTTGTGCTTTATCGCTTTGCCATAACAACCGCGCTTGTCTTACTGCTCTCCCTATTTGCAACGATCAAGAGCTATCCGCAAGGCTCTGGCAGCAAGAACCCTTTGCGCCAAAAGCCAAGTCCGGCCGCCACTTCGCTTGAGAACTACCTTGAAAGAGTGCGGACGTACAACTCTGCGCAGCCCGCGCCGGGATCGATTTGGATGGATAGCGGGCGCCTTACGAGAATGATGACCGACGTTCGTGCGATGCGTCCGCACGATCTGATCTCTGTCGTTGTCTCGGAGAACCTGGCGGCTTCGACGGATGGAACTGTGAAGAATTCGCGTGCATCGAACGCAAACTCCCAGGTGTCGAGCCTCTTCGGAGCGCTGCATGCCGGCAATACCCTTCAGAACCTTGTCAATCAAAGTTCTGCCGCAGGTCTCGATGCCCAGGGCACGAGTGCCACAAATTCCAGCCTAAGCACCACCCTTGGAGGGCAGGTCATTGAAGTTCTCCCAAACGGGATGCTGGTCATTGAAGCAGCACGGCAGGTCGAGTTCAGCCAGCAGACCCAGACGATCGTGTTACGTGGAATCGTGCGACCAGAGGACATCTCGCAGCAGAACCAAATCCTGTCAACCGCCATATCGAGCCTTGAGCTGGAGGTTCGCGGCAAAGGCATCATCACCGATTACACGCATCGGCCGAATGTCCTGATACGGCTCTTGCAGCGCGCACTGATCTTCTAG
- the flgG gene encoding flagellar basal-body rod protein FlgG, with protein sequence MIRALYTAASGMSAQQSNLDTVANNLANSATAGFRRRRLQFEDMIYQNMITPGSPESQQTTAAGLQIGLGTRSAATEMVMTQGDFNQTGNNLDLAIQGGGFFQVTRPDGTIAYTRAGNFHRNNQGTIVTTEGDTVLPSITIPSNATDITISQYGVVSAKIPGQTTPAQLGTIQLATFANPGGLNSVGGNLFEQTQSSGNAITDVPGGSTGMGTLQQGYLENSNVDVVAEFVQMILAQRAYESNSKVVHVADDMYSQINNMVR encoded by the coding sequence ATGATTCGAGCTTTATATACAGCAGCCAGCGGCATGAGCGCGCAGCAGTCCAACCTCGATACTGTGGCCAACAACCTTGCCAACTCCGCGACAGCGGGTTTTCGGAGGCGCCGGCTTCAGTTCGAAGACATGATCTACCAGAACATGATTACCCCGGGTTCGCCCGAGAGCCAGCAGACGACAGCCGCGGGATTGCAGATTGGACTGGGTACGCGTTCTGCTGCAACCGAGATGGTGATGACACAGGGCGATTTCAACCAGACCGGCAACAACCTCGATCTCGCCATTCAAGGCGGTGGCTTCTTCCAGGTGACGCGGCCCGATGGGACGATCGCTTACACGCGCGCCGGAAATTTTCATCGCAACAACCAGGGGACCATCGTCACAACAGAAGGCGACACCGTGCTGCCTTCGATCACGATTCCCTCGAATGCGACCGACATCACCATCTCGCAGTATGGTGTCGTCTCGGCAAAGATTCCGGGCCAGACTACCCCCGCTCAACTCGGCACCATTCAACTCGCTACTTTTGCCAATCCCGGCGGATTGAACTCAGTCGGCGGCAACCTGTTTGAGCAGACGCAATCGTCAGGAAATGCGATCACCGATGTCCCCGGTGGAAGCACCGGCATGGGAACGCTCCAGCAAGGATATCTCGAAAACTCAAATGTCGATGTGGTCGCGGAGTTCGTTCAGATGATCCTGGCGCAGCGCGCGTATGAGAGCAATTCCAAGGTCGTTCATGTAGCCGACGACATGTATTCGCAGATCAATAATATGGTTCGCTAG
- a CDS encoding flagellar hook basal-body protein — protein sequence MDSGLYAAYTGLATRTQALDTAANNIANSGTNGFRAQRDYFRGVLVEGLGYDSLAQSQVGQTVNNFGILGGNTLDMGQGQLAATGNPLDLAIQGQGFFAIQTANGIRYTRDGAFQRSSAGVLQTAQDEPVLDIKQKPITIPSGEIHISPDGSVSVSNQDGSALVARVGIFDFTNRYALTAEGVNRFTAGDSKPIAASASIQQGAVEGANQDAIHGTMQLVLVQRQAEMMQKALSVFNNDFDKTAAEDLPRV from the coding sequence ATGGACAGTGGACTCTACGCGGCATATACGGGATTGGCGACACGTACGCAGGCGCTCGATACGGCGGCCAATAACATTGCCAATTCGGGAACGAATGGCTTTCGCGCGCAACGCGACTACTTTCGCGGGGTGCTCGTCGAAGGTCTCGGCTACGACTCGCTCGCACAGTCGCAGGTCGGACAGACAGTCAATAACTTCGGCATTCTTGGCGGCAACACGCTGGACATGGGACAGGGGCAGTTGGCGGCGACTGGAAACCCTCTCGATCTTGCCATCCAAGGTCAGGGATTCTTCGCTATTCAGACCGCCAATGGCATTCGATATACACGCGACGGCGCATTTCAGCGTTCTTCTGCCGGCGTGCTTCAAACCGCACAGGACGAGCCTGTGCTCGATATCAAGCAGAAGCCGATCACCATTCCGAGTGGAGAGATTCACATCTCACCTGATGGCAGCGTCTCAGTCTCCAATCAGGACGGGAGTGCCCTCGTCGCCCGGGTTGGAATCTTCGATTTTACAAATCGCTATGCGTTGACCGCTGAAGGCGTCAATCGCTTTACCGCCGGTGACTCAAAACCTATTGCCGCGAGTGCGTCCATTCAACAAGGCGCCGTCGAAGGAGCCAACCAGGACGCGATTCACGGAACGATGCAGCTTGTCCTGGTGCAGCGGCAGGCAGAGATGATGCAAAAGGCATTGAGCGTCTTCAACAACGACTTTGACAAGACCGCTGCCGAAGACCTGCCAAGAGTCTGA
- the flgK gene encoding flagellar hook-associated protein FlgK produces the protein MGTVNSLMDLARQTLMADQAALGVISNNVANQNTPGYTRQVVNWQTRDSVTIGTYTVGEGVAVSSQGVSQRDRILEQRVQQQTQAQSQSEALSSALNQIQNIFGLSSTSSSASTTAVGSAMDSFFGSLSSLTANPSDVTTRQAVLSAAKSLTDAFNSASNQIAQVSNDLDKQAAGYVDRINTLTSTIAALNKQIGGTSPDSDAGVLEDQRQQAIAELSQYIGLNQITNEANGITLTTTNGAVLVSGDRSYAMSTAQVAGVTHLLAGPSSQNVTAGLTGGVLGGVLAARDQQIPAFQSALDNLAYSLGAKINQVNAQGLDGNGNPGQALFTLPASTADAAGLIGLATSDPQAIAAAAIGEGATGNSNAVLLAQMSGAALVAGQTASGFFASLLARIGSAASGAATDNAAQQTMLTQLTSQRNALSGVSLDEEAANLTSYQRAYQAAAKVFSIADEIMSSALNLGVNTSVS, from the coding sequence ATGGGCACAGTGAACTCATTGATGGACCTTGCCAGGCAGACGCTGATGGCCGACCAGGCGGCATTGGGAGTTATCTCAAACAACGTCGCCAACCAGAATACCCCCGGCTACACACGGCAGGTAGTCAACTGGCAGACGCGGGACAGCGTCACCATTGGAACCTACACTGTAGGTGAGGGCGTCGCCGTGAGCTCACAGGGGGTCTCGCAGCGCGATCGCATTCTTGAACAACGTGTTCAACAGCAGACACAAGCGCAATCGCAGAGTGAGGCGCTCAGCTCAGCCTTGAACCAGATTCAGAACATCTTTGGCCTCAGCTCAACGTCGAGCTCAGCCAGCACGACTGCGGTTGGCTCAGCGATGGACTCGTTTTTTGGCTCATTATCCTCTCTGACGGCAAACCCATCTGATGTGACGACTAGGCAAGCTGTCCTGTCAGCAGCAAAAAGCCTGACCGATGCTTTCAACTCGGCGTCGAATCAGATTGCACAGGTATCAAACGATCTAGACAAGCAGGCCGCCGGATATGTCGACCGCATTAATACGCTTACATCGACTATCGCGGCGCTGAACAAACAGATTGGCGGCACATCACCTGACAGCGATGCTGGAGTGCTTGAAGACCAGCGACAGCAAGCGATTGCAGAACTGTCGCAGTATATCGGCCTGAACCAGATCACGAACGAAGCCAATGGAATTACTCTAACCACAACTAATGGCGCTGTACTTGTCAGCGGCGATCGATCCTATGCAATGAGCACGGCGCAGGTTGCCGGAGTTACCCATCTCCTTGCTGGTCCATCAAGCCAGAACGTCACCGCAGGGCTTACTGGAGGAGTGCTTGGCGGCGTACTGGCAGCACGCGATCAGCAGATACCGGCCTTTCAGAGCGCTCTCGACAACCTCGCCTATTCGTTGGGGGCAAAGATCAATCAGGTGAACGCGCAGGGCCTCGACGGCAATGGCAACCCTGGTCAGGCTCTTTTTACCTTACCTGCCTCGACGGCCGACGCTGCAGGACTGATTGGTCTCGCCACATCTGATCCTCAAGCGATTGCAGCTGCTGCCATAGGAGAAGGCGCAACGGGCAACAGTAACGCGGTGCTGCTGGCGCAGATGTCGGGAGCGGCCTTAGTTGCCGGACAAACCGCATCCGGCTTTTTCGCTTCTCTGCTGGCGCGGATTGGAAGCGCTGCATCGGGAGCTGCGACAGACAACGCCGCACAACAGACGATGTTGACACAACTGACATCGCAGCGGAATGCACTGTCCGGTGTCTCACTCGATGAAGAGGCCGCGAACCTGACAAGCTATCAGCGCGCGTACCAGGCCGCCGCGAAGGTCTTTTCTATTGCCGATGAAATCATGTCAAGTGCGCTCAATCTTGGAGTAAACACATCGGTTTCGTAG
- a CDS encoding flagella basal body P-ring formation protein FlgA encodes MRITSLPSRLLLLAAGLLAASAVAALPLHSSCRATPEEALKPSSTHTDEPAQGFRVANIRWDPYLQQQWAIVVSCTHPELPPLALKVPNRYASVIKLSPPAVRNGDVVRAWSQDPFVRIEVTGVAEGSAAIGDRIRIRTIRSLSSSDGLVVSDSSETLFGIVRGPHNVEIEP; translated from the coding sequence ATGCGAATCACCTCATTGCCTTCGAGACTCTTGCTTCTCGCCGCCGGACTTCTTGCGGCGAGTGCGGTTGCAGCTTTACCGTTGCATTCCAGCTGTCGCGCGACGCCTGAAGAGGCCCTCAAGCCGTCGTCAACGCATACCGATGAGCCCGCTCAAGGCTTTCGCGTAGCAAACATACGCTGGGACCCATACCTGCAACAGCAGTGGGCCATCGTCGTCTCATGCACCCATCCCGAGCTGCCACCATTGGCCCTCAAAGTCCCCAACAGATATGCAAGCGTAATCAAGCTCTCACCACCTGCTGTTCGCAATGGAGATGTCGTTCGCGCATGGAGCCAGGATCCCTTTGTCCGGATTGAGGTGACTGGTGTAGCCGAAGGAAGCGCAGCAATAGGAGACCGCATCCGGATACGCACGATACGCTCACTATCAAGCAGCGATGGGCTTGTGGTTTCCGATAGCTCCGAGACGCTGTTCGGCATCGTACGCGGGCCCCACAACGTGGAGATCGAACCATGA
- a CDS encoding response regulator produces the protein MRALIIDDSAVMRKVIERALRQAGLELSDVVQASNGEEALEALRADTGSATKIGLIISDINMPVMDGLQFLEAKRDQKLATGVPVVMITTEGSEPFVLRAIAAGAQGYICKPFTADQVKARVVPLLQAA, from the coding sequence GTGCGAGCGTTAATTATCGATGATTCAGCGGTCATGCGTAAGGTGATTGAACGGGCGTTACGTCAGGCAGGTCTCGAGCTGAGCGATGTCGTTCAGGCCTCGAACGGCGAAGAGGCGCTGGAGGCGCTTCGTGCCGACACGGGAAGCGCCACGAAGATAGGTCTCATTATCAGCGACATCAATATGCCGGTCATGGATGGCCTCCAGTTCCTTGAGGCCAAGCGCGATCAAAAACTTGCAACGGGAGTTCCGGTGGTCATGATTACGACAGAGGGAAGCGAACCCTTTGTGCTCCGGGCAATCGCTGCCGGAGCACAAGGCTATATCTGCAAACCTTTCACCGCCGATCAGGTGAAGGCGCGGGTCGTTCCGCTGTTGCAGGCAGCCTAG